One stretch of Aquimarina sp. Aq107 DNA includes these proteins:
- a CDS encoding DUF5686 family protein codes for MQNKLFCLLFFTHFVVLSQISITGKVIDQSTNQALPFATVKTDHNSYALTSSTGEFVIRCESYPINLTVSYIGYATKNFSIKSEDIVKVEIQLSPKSENLAAVKLDIPGSVASNIIKQAISNKAKNNPNKALKSYSYKTYNKFKITEDNQATFETPDTTKVDMERIFNDAHSFLSEKVSLHEFNKGRDEKETVLASRMTGFNKPVYNVLGIKIQSNSLYKENYVIFNNRYAGPLSNRALKNYYYKVLDTTQGKRPAYVILFQPRRSKRIASLEGVLYLDMETLAIQKAVAELRGELNVLVNHDFKYDSKEKLWFPLDQEVTIRPGIGKQKVTLFGGQISVGRLGNDKKSFTGNNDFLISKTDFFDYNTRKDVKIKLQQSAIEIDPEATTRNDDYWNQYRTSAITAKDLNSFSIVDSIVQAQNIERRIDVIQSFNIGYYPVGFFDFDLTYPIKYNNFEGLRLGIGGLTNEKFSKRFRTEGYLVYGFRDGRFKFGLGGGALLNKDSGSWLNVNYTDDLKEVGSFFYLTDRRVYSLFEPRLVNIDFYYKHRTWSTSLQHRILPKLLSETQFSVSNIDQTGGYTYLNNGNSFSSYKTAESTIALRWSPFSKFLKTPNGFKEIQDGYPKITAQYTQGYKGVFDSDFNYSKIGVKAEYVINRLNQSSTSLLLEADIASGDIPLTHLYHAYPNAPTKETVFQRFSVAGRRSFETMYFSEFFSDRLATLQVRHRLRPFKIASWLKPEMVLITRYAIGDVSNQDKHQGVNFNSLQQGYQESGFELNKLFAGFGLSFAYRYGAYHLPKLEDNIAFKFTFYLKL; via the coding sequence ATGCAAAACAAACTCTTCTGTTTATTATTTTTTACTCATTTTGTTGTACTATCTCAAATTAGCATTACCGGAAAAGTAATTGATCAAAGCACCAACCAAGCCTTACCGTTTGCTACGGTAAAAACGGATCATAATTCATATGCACTAACTTCATCAACTGGAGAATTCGTAATACGATGCGAAAGCTACCCAATAAACCTAACCGTTAGTTACATAGGGTATGCAACTAAGAACTTCTCCATTAAATCCGAGGATATCGTTAAGGTCGAAATACAGCTTTCACCTAAATCAGAAAATCTAGCAGCAGTAAAACTTGATATTCCTGGAAGTGTTGCTTCTAATATTATCAAACAAGCTATATCAAACAAAGCAAAAAACAACCCTAACAAAGCATTAAAAAGTTATAGTTACAAAACTTATAATAAATTTAAAATCACTGAAGATAATCAGGCTACATTTGAAACTCCAGACACTACAAAAGTAGATATGGAACGAATCTTTAATGACGCGCATTCTTTTCTTTCAGAAAAAGTAAGTTTACACGAATTTAATAAGGGGCGTGATGAAAAAGAAACCGTTCTTGCTTCGAGAATGACAGGTTTTAACAAACCTGTTTATAATGTTCTAGGAATTAAAATTCAGTCCAATTCGCTGTATAAAGAAAATTATGTGATCTTTAATAATAGATATGCCGGACCTTTATCTAATAGAGCTCTTAAAAACTATTATTATAAAGTTTTAGATACTACCCAAGGAAAAAGGCCTGCATATGTAATTCTCTTTCAACCAAGAAGATCTAAAAGAATCGCCAGTTTAGAGGGTGTTTTATACTTGGACATGGAAACACTTGCTATCCAGAAAGCAGTAGCAGAACTAAGAGGAGAACTTAATGTTTTAGTTAATCATGATTTTAAATATGATTCAAAAGAAAAATTATGGTTTCCACTAGACCAAGAAGTTACCATAAGACCTGGGATCGGAAAACAGAAAGTAACTTTATTTGGTGGACAAATATCTGTTGGTAGATTAGGGAATGACAAGAAAAGTTTTACAGGCAATAATGATTTTTTAATTTCGAAAACAGATTTCTTTGATTATAACACAAGAAAAGATGTCAAAATCAAACTACAACAATCTGCTATAGAAATAGATCCTGAAGCTACTACCAGAAATGACGATTATTGGAATCAATATCGAACAAGTGCTATTACAGCAAAAGATCTAAATTCTTTTTCTATAGTAGACAGCATTGTTCAAGCTCAAAATATTGAAAGAAGAATAGATGTTATTCAAAGTTTTAATATTGGGTATTATCCTGTTGGTTTTTTTGACTTTGACTTAACCTATCCTATAAAATACAATAACTTTGAAGGTTTACGTTTAGGAATCGGAGGTTTAACCAATGAAAAGTTTTCTAAACGATTCCGCACCGAAGGATACTTAGTTTATGGATTTCGAGATGGAAGGTTTAAATTCGGTCTTGGTGGAGGCGCTCTACTCAACAAGGATTCAGGATCTTGGTTGAACGTAAATTACACAGACGACCTTAAAGAAGTTGGAAGCTTCTTTTATCTGACCGACAGACGTGTTTATTCTTTATTTGAACCACGCTTAGTAAATATTGATTTTTATTATAAACACAGAACCTGGAGCACAAGTTTACAACATAGAATTTTACCTAAATTATTATCCGAAACTCAATTTTCTGTAAGTAACATAGATCAAACGGGAGGTTATACATATCTTAATAATGGTAATTCCTTCTCCAGCTATAAAACTGCAGAATCCACAATTGCACTTAGATGGAGTCCATTTAGTAAATTCTTAAAAACGCCAAATGGATTTAAAGAAATACAAGATGGTTATCCAAAAATAACAGCTCAATATACCCAAGGGTACAAAGGCGTATTTGATAGTGATTTTAACTATAGTAAAATCGGAGTTAAAGCGGAGTACGTTATTAACCGTCTTAATCAATCGAGCACAAGCTTACTTCTTGAAGCTGACATTGCTAGCGGGGATATCCCGTTAACACATTTATATCACGCATATCCCAATGCCCCAACAAAAGAAACTGTTTTTCAGAGATTTTCTGTTGCAGGACGAAGAAGTTTTGAAACCATGTATTTTAGTGAGTTTTTTAGCGATAGATTAGCTACACTACAGGTCAGACATCGATTAAGACCTTTTAAAATAGCTAGTTGGCTAAAACCAGAAATGGTTTTGATAACTCGATACGCTATTGGAGATGTGAGTAACCAAGATAAACACCAAGGAGTTAATTTTAATTCCCTACAACAAGGGTATCAAGAATCTGGATTCGAACTAAATAAACTTTTTGCCGGCTTTGGATTAAGTTTTGCCTATAGATACGGGGCATATCATCTACCAAAACTAGAAGACAATATCGCTTTTAAATTTACTTTTTACTTAAAGCTTTAA
- a CDS encoding RND family transporter, with product MAKLLTFGFWNTLAGIILRNRAAIFIIIIGITVFLGFQWKNMRFSFTEANLLPDDHEVNIKYQEFLEKFGDEGNLIVMAVNDSSLFTPTKLKAWNDFNNSFKQYSEIDLVISVSDLKTLKKKDNPARFELVSFIKDSIYTDEKVSAYQHELFNKLPFYEGLIYSNKSNTIQSAIYLNKDIVNTIVRKKFIENTLNPKIKEFEEKFNMDVKVSGMPYIRTMNSQNIMDEIQIFILAALLVTSLIFFFFFRSFRATFISMTAVIIGVMWAFGLLGLLEYEITVLTAIIPPLVIVIGIPNCIFLINKYQQEIKKHGNKAKSLQRVITKVGNATLMTNVTTAAGFATFALTESKLLKEFGIVAALNIVALFILCLLVITIIYSYMPQPKERHLKHLGKRWVERLVNWMEHAVKNRRITIYTTSLIILIASIIGIYTIKVSGSLLEDMPKSAGFFQDIQFFEDEFDGIMPLEILINTKRKQGVLKLPTLRRMEQLSELIEETPELSKPISIVNLVKYAKQTYYNGNPKYYQLPTSQERNFILPYAKSFESEAGAMNSYVDSTGQYARITTFMKDVGTEEMERIEANLAPKLEKLFPKDRYEVTFTGKALIFQKGTTYLVWNLIFSLGLAIVLIALFMAWMFRSFKMIIISLIPNLLPLLMTAGLMGFLGVPIKPSTILVFSIAFGISVDDTIHFLAKYRQELKSNHWRIRKSVFAALKETGVSMFYTSTVLFFGFSVFMISSFGGTKALGGLVSATLLFAMLANLLLLPSLLLSLERSIANKKTLKEPALKIIASDEELLEEEEQ from the coding sequence ATGGCAAAGTTATTAACTTTCGGGTTTTGGAATACATTGGCTGGAATTATACTCCGTAATAGAGCAGCTATATTTATAATTATTATTGGAATTACAGTTTTTCTAGGTTTTCAATGGAAAAACATGCGATTTTCTTTTACAGAAGCAAATCTTCTTCCAGATGATCATGAGGTAAACATAAAGTATCAAGAATTTCTAGAGAAATTTGGTGACGAAGGTAATCTTATTGTTATGGCCGTAAATGACAGTTCTTTATTTACACCAACAAAATTAAAGGCCTGGAATGATTTTAATAATTCATTCAAACAATATAGCGAGATTGACCTAGTAATTTCTGTAAGCGACCTAAAAACCCTTAAAAAGAAAGATAATCCAGCTAGGTTCGAGCTAGTATCTTTTATAAAAGATAGCATTTATACAGATGAAAAAGTCTCTGCTTATCAGCACGAACTCTTTAACAAATTACCTTTTTATGAAGGCTTAATCTACAGCAACAAATCAAACACCATACAGAGTGCTATTTATTTAAATAAAGATATTGTTAATACAATTGTTCGAAAAAAGTTTATTGAAAACACTTTAAATCCAAAAATCAAAGAATTTGAAGAAAAATTCAATATGGATGTAAAAGTCTCTGGAATGCCATACATAAGAACTATGAATTCTCAAAACATCATGGATGAGATTCAAATATTCATTTTAGCGGCGTTATTAGTTACCTCCTTAATCTTCTTTTTCTTTTTTAGATCATTTAGAGCCACTTTTATTTCGATGACAGCAGTTATCATAGGTGTTATGTGGGCGTTTGGTCTATTAGGCTTATTAGAGTATGAGATAACCGTTCTTACTGCCATTATTCCTCCTCTTGTGATCGTTATTGGAATTCCTAATTGTATTTTTTTAATAAATAAGTATCAACAAGAAATAAAAAAACACGGAAACAAGGCTAAATCATTACAACGTGTTATTACTAAAGTCGGGAATGCTACTCTAATGACCAACGTTACTACAGCTGCTGGTTTTGCTACCTTTGCTCTAACAGAGAGCAAACTACTAAAGGAGTTTGGTATTGTCGCAGCGTTAAACATTGTTGCACTATTCATATTATGTTTATTAGTAATAACAATTATTTACAGTTATATGCCTCAACCAAAAGAAAGGCATTTAAAGCATCTTGGTAAACGATGGGTAGAACGACTGGTAAACTGGATGGAACACGCTGTTAAAAATCGAAGAATCACTATATACACAACCTCTTTAATTATCCTTATAGCCAGTATAATAGGTATTTACACAATTAAAGTTTCTGGAAGTTTACTAGAAGACATGCCTAAATCGGCCGGGTTTTTCCAAGATATCCAATTTTTCGAAGATGAATTTGATGGTATTATGCCATTAGAAATATTAATCAATACAAAACGTAAGCAAGGGGTTCTAAAATTACCAACCTTACGTAGAATGGAGCAACTGAGTGAATTGATTGAAGAAACACCAGAATTATCCAAACCTATATCAATAGTCAATTTAGTAAAATACGCTAAGCAGACTTATTATAATGGAAATCCAAAATACTATCAATTACCAACAAGTCAAGAACGAAATTTTATTCTGCCTTACGCCAAAAGCTTTGAATCCGAAGCTGGAGCTATGAACAGCTATGTAGATTCAACAGGACAATACGCTAGAATCACCACATTCATGAAAGACGTTGGAACCGAAGAAATGGAAAGAATAGAGGCTAACTTAGCACCAAAACTAGAAAAACTATTCCCAAAAGATAGATATGAAGTTACATTTACTGGTAAAGCCCTAATATTTCAAAAAGGAACCACCTATTTAGTTTGGAATCTTATCTTTTCATTAGGATTAGCAATTGTTTTGATTGCACTCTTTATGGCATGGATGTTTAGATCATTTAAAATGATCATTATCTCCCTGATCCCAAACCTTCTACCATTACTTATGACAGCTGGTTTAATGGGGTTTTTAGGAGTACCAATAAAACCATCTACAATATTAGTTTTTAGTATCGCTTTTGGTATCTCTGTAGATGATACAATTCATTTCTTAGCTAAATACAGACAAGAATTAAAATCTAACCATTGGAGAATTCGTAAATCTGTTTTCGCAGCTTTAAAAGAAACAGGTGTTAGCATGTTTTATACATCTACAGTTTTATTCTTTGGGTTTTCGGTATTTATGATCTCAAGTTTCGGTGGAACTAAAGCACTTGGAGGATTGGTATCTGCTACATTACTTTTTGCAATGTTGGCCAATCTTTTACTACTCCCTTCTTTATTACTTTCTTTAGAGCGAAGTATAGCAAATAAGAAAACCTTAAAAGAGCCTGCTTTAAAAATTATCGCAAGTGATGAAGAACTTCTTGAAGAAGAAGAACAATAA
- the asnS gene encoding asparagine--tRNA ligase yields MKHTKVIDVLQSDKLLQPVCVKGWVRSFRNDRFIAINDGSTIKNIQCVIEDNTIDASIIEKINIGAALSITGTLTESEGKGQRVEIKATSIEIEGEADSEELKLTILSPKRHSLEKLREQAHLRVRTNTFGAIMRLRSKLSFAIHEYFQKNDFYYVHTPVITKSDAEGAGEAFKVTNLDLNNIPKDENGEVDYKQDFFGGETNLTVSGQLEAETYAMGLGQVYTFGPTFRAENSNTSRHLAEFWMVEPEVAFCDLDGNMDLAEDFIKYVIQFVLDNCQDDLEFLEDRLAKEDKQKPQAERAEMLLRDKLKFVLENNFKRVSYTEAIEILKNSKPNKKKKFKFPINEWGADLQSEHERFLVEKHFKCPVILFDYPADIKSFYMRLNEDGKTVRAMDILFPGIGEIVGGSQREERLDVLKQKMAALNIPEEELWWYLDTRRFGTCKHSGFGLGFERLVLFVTGMGNIRDVIPYPRTPLNAEF; encoded by the coding sequence ATGAAACATACTAAAGTAATAGACGTACTACAAAGTGATAAGCTATTGCAGCCTGTCTGTGTAAAAGGATGGGTTCGTTCTTTTCGTAATGATCGTTTTATAGCGATAAATGACGGATCAACAATTAAAAATATTCAATGTGTAATTGAAGATAATACGATAGATGCTTCGATTATAGAAAAAATAAATATCGGTGCTGCTCTTTCAATTACTGGTACGTTAACCGAAAGTGAAGGTAAGGGGCAACGTGTAGAAATAAAAGCTACAAGTATTGAAATTGAAGGTGAAGCTGATTCTGAAGAATTAAAGCTAACTATTCTTTCTCCTAAACGTCATAGTTTAGAAAAATTAAGAGAACAAGCTCATCTTAGGGTTCGTACCAATACATTTGGAGCAATTATGCGTTTGCGATCGAAACTATCGTTCGCTATACACGAGTATTTTCAAAAAAATGACTTCTATTATGTACATACTCCTGTAATTACTAAAAGTGATGCAGAAGGCGCAGGAGAAGCTTTTAAAGTAACGAACCTTGATCTTAACAACATCCCAAAAGATGAAAATGGTGAAGTAGATTACAAACAAGATTTCTTTGGAGGAGAGACAAACCTTACGGTATCTGGTCAATTAGAAGCTGAAACTTATGCAATGGGATTAGGACAGGTGTACACCTTTGGACCTACATTTAGAGCAGAAAATTCTAACACTTCTCGTCATCTTGCAGAATTTTGGATGGTAGAACCAGAGGTTGCTTTTTGTGACCTAGATGGTAATATGGATCTAGCAGAAGATTTTATAAAATATGTTATTCAATTTGTATTAGATAACTGTCAGGATGATCTTGAATTTTTAGAAGACAGACTTGCTAAGGAAGATAAACAAAAACCTCAAGCAGAAAGAGCAGAAATGCTACTTAGAGATAAGTTAAAATTTGTTTTGGAGAATAATTTTAAGCGAGTTAGTTATACTGAAGCTATTGAAATATTAAAAAATTCTAAACCTAATAAGAAAAAGAAATTTAAATTTCCAATTAACGAATGGGGTGCAGATTTACAAAGTGAACATGAACGTTTTTTAGTTGAAAAACATTTTAAATGTCCAGTAATATTATTTGATTACCCGGCTGATATTAAATCTTTTTATATGAGACTTAACGAAGACGGTAAGACAGTAAGAGCAATGGATATTTTATTCCCAGGAATTGGAGAGATCGTAGGAGGTTCTCAGCGTGAAGAAAGACTTGATGTGCTTAAACAAAAAATGGCCGCTCTCAATATCCCTGAAGAAGAATTATGGTGGTATTTAGACACACGTCGTTTTGGAACTTGTAAACACAGTGGTTTCGGACTAGGTTTCGAAAGACTTGTATTATTTGTTACTGGAATGGGTAATATTCGTGATGTAATCCCTTATCCTAGGACTCCATTAAATGCAGAATTCTAA
- a CDS encoding ankyrin repeat domain-containing protein, whose translation MDTIFDAIRSQNLESVRSFLANDGSLVNTKDQRGSTPLLLSTYYGFLDIVKLIISYSPNINEQDASGNTALMGVCFKGHYEIAELLISSGADVNIKSYNDATALIFAATFGQKEIIKLLIKNGADISIKDNNGYTAAMHAENQGIDFSELSNVI comes from the coding sequence ATGGATACAATTTTTGATGCGATCAGATCACAGAATTTAGAAAGTGTTCGAAGCTTTCTTGCCAATGATGGCAGTTTGGTTAATACAAAAGATCAAAGAGGATCTACTCCTCTCTTGTTGTCTACATATTACGGTTTTCTAGATATTGTTAAACTTATTATTAGTTATAGCCCAAATATAAATGAACAAGATGCTTCCGGAAATACTGCTTTAATGGGTGTTTGTTTTAAAGGACATTATGAGATTGCAGAACTATTAATTTCTTCAGGTGCTGATGTTAATATTAAAAGTTACAATGATGCCACTGCTTTAATATTTGCAGCAACTTTTGGTCAGAAAGAAATTATAAAATTGCTGATTAAAAATGGAGCAGATATAAGTATTAAAGATAATAATGGGTATACTGCAGCGATGCACGCTGAAAATCAAGGGATTGATTTTTCAGAATTGTCTAATGTAATTTAG
- a CDS encoding LytTR family DNA-binding domain-containing protein, which yields MHILILEDEIPAYQKLISHLEAFFGESISHDWSRSVSEGEKFLEENIYDFILSDIQLLDGISFDLFNKTKIESPIIFCSAHDEYLFQAFNTNGIAYILKPYSQFDFKKALEKYQSLFKQGGYNVLDDTTINVLRSAIQFGQNEYKKRFVIKRTKGIQLLNVVDISLIAASGDFCVATDSSGKTHPILEKIGVLTDQINPKKFFRINRSQIVHIEYIETIENHFKNRLLIQLKGVKERVMTSSSTTSEFRKWIEQ from the coding sequence ATGCATATTTTAATTCTAGAAGATGAAATTCCTGCATATCAAAAATTGATATCACATTTGGAAGCTTTTTTTGGAGAATCTATTTCACATGATTGGTCTCGTTCTGTTTCTGAAGGAGAAAAGTTTTTGGAAGAGAATATCTATGATTTTATATTATCAGATATTCAATTGTTAGATGGGATATCATTTGATTTATTTAATAAAACAAAAATAGAAAGTCCAATAATTTTTTGTTCAGCACATGATGAATACTTGTTTCAGGCATTTAATACTAACGGGATAGCTTATATCCTAAAACCATATTCGCAGTTTGATTTTAAAAAAGCACTAGAAAAATACCAGTCCTTATTTAAGCAAGGTGGGTATAATGTTTTAGATGATACTACGATTAATGTATTGAGATCAGCGATTCAGTTTGGACAAAATGAATATAAAAAGAGGTTCGTTATAAAACGTACTAAAGGTATTCAGTTGTTAAATGTTGTCGATATAAGTTTGATAGCAGCTTCTGGAGATTTTTGTGTAGCCACTGATTCATCAGGTAAAACTCACCCGATTTTAGAAAAAATAGGAGTTTTAACTGATCAGATAAACCCTAAAAAGTTTTTTAGGATTAATAGAAGTCAAATAGTGCATATAGAATATATAGAAACAATAGAGAATCATTTTAAAAATAGATTATTGATACAGCTAAAAGGCGTTAAAGAACGTGTGATGACGAGTTCTTCGACTACTTCCGAGTTTAGAAAATGGATCGAACAATAA
- a CDS encoding sensor histidine kinase yields MNTRLNKSDYLVIIIVYAVTIIFNCFDYYRSENALIEYLIDIPLAAIFSFAIILIFMYWLIPSYVVKKKKYVHFVFFGLIILCFFGAIDFVSGYWTGNGDWSKFPKWYDFLLQSFFRLSDDAGFVFGILLAKKFYEGQAQFFNVQKQQKDNELKLLRSQIDPHFLFNNLNTLDALIDSDTIKAKEYINRLSLIYRYLIQTKDAEVMELSEEIAFAENYIFLIETRFGNDYNFKIKRETLLSDKFLPTGSIQTLLENVVKHNKADHNGPIDVVVAIEKQWLTVINTKSKIKSFEESFGTGLKNLKSRYKLLSDLEVQIINTDSKFKVSIPIVQLSNES; encoded by the coding sequence ATGAATACCAGATTAAACAAATCGGACTACTTAGTAATTATCATTGTATATGCTGTTACGATCATTTTCAATTGTTTTGATTATTATCGGTCAGAAAATGCTCTTATAGAATATCTCATCGATATTCCTTTGGCAGCAATATTCTCTTTTGCTATCATTTTAATTTTTATGTATTGGCTGATTCCAAGTTATGTTGTAAAGAAAAAAAAATACGTTCATTTTGTGTTTTTTGGGTTGATTATCTTATGTTTTTTTGGCGCTATTGATTTTGTTTCGGGATATTGGACCGGTAATGGAGATTGGAGTAAATTTCCTAAATGGTATGATTTTTTACTTCAAAGTTTTTTTAGGCTTTCTGATGACGCTGGTTTTGTTTTTGGGATTTTGTTAGCTAAAAAATTCTATGAAGGCCAAGCACAGTTTTTTAATGTGCAAAAACAACAAAAAGATAATGAATTAAAGCTATTGAGGTCTCAAATAGATCCTCATTTCTTATTTAATAACTTAAACACACTAGATGCATTAATTGATAGTGATACGATAAAAGCGAAAGAATATATCAATCGTTTATCGCTAATTTATAGATATCTAATCCAGACTAAGGACGCCGAGGTAATGGAACTTTCAGAAGAGATAGCTTTTGCGGAAAACTATATTTTTTTAATAGAAACTAGATTTGGTAATGATTACAATTTTAAGATAAAAAGAGAAACATTACTTAGTGATAAGTTTCTCCCTACAGGATCTATACAGACATTATTAGAAAATGTAGTCAAACATAATAAAGCTGATCATAACGGTCCGATTGATGTAGTTGTAGCTATAGAAAAACAATGGTTGACTGTTATTAATACTAAATCAAAAATTAAATCTTTTGAAGAGTCGTTTGGTACTGGATTAAAGAATCTAAAGTCACGTTATAAATTATTGTCGGATCTAGAGGTTCAGATAATTAATACTGATTCTAAATTCAAAGTGTCAATTCCTATTGTACAATTAAGTAATGAATCTTAA
- a CDS encoding serine hydrolase, with amino-acid sequence MRSLLKRIFVVGFIISLITGCVSNKKNTIDSYLGFDIPKDSLDAFIKAKMDAHNINGISFAVINNGEVVYHKVEGYANVEKKLPVTKQTIFEGASISKPMFGFFVMTFVEEGLLDLDKPLYQYLEYPDIAYDERYKKITARMALSHQTGFQNWREDDKDNTLKIQFEPGTDYFYSGEGYQYITQVLKHILDTDDDGLEKEFQKRVGDPIGLKHTVYIQNEYTRTHKAEPYDENNTPVDWKNNYWVKKEDGIFSAPASIHSESIDFSKWMIAVMNKEVLSKESYKELLKPHSKVPYDDFDVRYTLGFTNILLPFTDIYCHGGNNIGFTSWFTLDTEKDWGYILFTNSEYGEQLGQEVFFYMVADPGGTKLYVIISVISILLILVVVFFAKWVVKRVRKRKKYVR; translated from the coding sequence ATGAGAAGTTTACTAAAACGAATATTTGTTGTTGGATTTATAATAAGCTTAATAACAGGTTGTGTCTCTAATAAGAAAAATACTATAGATAGTTATTTAGGGTTTGATATTCCTAAAGATTCTTTGGATGCTTTTATAAAAGCAAAAATGGATGCGCATAATATTAATGGAATTTCCTTTGCTGTCATTAATAATGGAGAAGTAGTATATCATAAAGTTGAAGGATATGCGAATGTCGAAAAAAAGTTGCCAGTAACTAAGCAAACGATTTTTGAAGGAGCTTCGATATCGAAACCAATGTTTGGATTTTTTGTAATGACATTTGTAGAAGAAGGGTTACTTGATCTGGATAAGCCTTTGTATCAATATCTAGAGTATCCAGATATTGCTTATGATGAGCGTTATAAAAAGATTACAGCGAGAATGGCATTGAGTCATCAAACAGGTTTTCAGAATTGGAGAGAGGATGATAAGGATAATACATTAAAAATTCAATTCGAACCGGGAACTGATTATTTTTACTCAGGAGAAGGGTATCAGTACATTACTCAAGTATTAAAACATATATTAGATACAGATGATGATGGATTGGAAAAAGAATTTCAAAAAAGAGTAGGGGATCCAATTGGTTTAAAGCATACAGTTTATATTCAGAATGAGTATACAAGAACTCATAAGGCAGAACCCTATGATGAAAATAATACCCCAGTTGATTGGAAAAATAATTATTGGGTAAAGAAGGAAGATGGTATTTTTTCTGCTCCTGCTTCTATTCATTCTGAATCGATTGATTTTTCTAAATGGATGATCGCTGTAATGAATAAAGAGGTATTGTCTAAAGAAAGTTATAAAGAGCTTCTAAAACCTCATTCTAAAGTTCCTTATGATGATTTTGATGTTAGATATACACTTGGGTTTACAAATATACTATTACCTTTTACTGATATTTATTGTCATGGAGGTAATAATATTGGATTTACAAGTTGGTTTACTTTAGATACAGAAAAAGATTGGGGTTACATATTATTTACTAATTCTGAGTACGGGGAACAGTTAGGTCAAGAGGTTTTTTTTTATATGGTTGCTGATCCGGGAGGAACTAAGCTATATGTTATTATAAGTGTTATCTCTATTTTGCTTATTCTTGTTGTGGTGTTTTTTGCGAAATGGGTGGTAAAACGTGTAAGAAAACGTAAAAAATATGTTAGATAA